CGAACTTCATCGGAAAATGGCGTGGAAAACACTGGTGATGGATCTAGTCAGCATTCCAGGAGACTCGTAATTGATGCACAAGATAATACAGGGGAAGCAACACGAAGAACAGATCTAGTGCAACAATTAGAAGGGGAAGATTGGGTTAAGATTAATGCAATCCACTGCTTCATTAATGGTGGAGGAGGACGTGGAGAACAATCGTGGAAGATTAGTGCAGCCTGGCGCCGGAGCTAGCTCATCTGGAGGGTTGCATGCAACACAAATGAGATTAAAGGAGATGCACTGCCAACGAGAAAGCTGGTGGGTCAAGCATCCAACGACCAGAAGGAGACTATCCAGTCTTTGTTGGAGCACGATAAAGTTTCAAGCATTGGCATCTATGGGATGGGCGGAGTGGGTAAGACCACATTGGTGACACACATTTATAATCAGCTTCTAGAAAGACCAGAGACTCATGTTTACTGGATTACTGTTTCACAAAATACCAGCATTCATAGATTGCAGACAAGTCTCGCAGGACAAATTGGTTTAGATCTTTCCAAGGTAGATGAGGAGCTGCATAGAGCGGTCGCgttgaaaaaagaattaatgaagaaacagaaatgggttctgattttagatgatttgtggaaGGCTTTTGACCTACAAAAGCTGGGAGTTCCTGACCAAGTTGGAGGATGCAAGCTGATTCTTACATCTCGATTAGCAAAGGTTTGTCAACAGATGAAAACCCAACACGCCATCAAAGTGCAGCCTATTTCGGAGAGAGAAGCTTGGACTTTGTTTATTGAGAGACTTGGAGATGACATAGCACTTTCCCCAGAAGTTAAACGAATTGCTGTGGAAGTTGTAAGggaatgtgctggtttgccaTTGGGAATTATTACAATGGCAGGAAGCATGAGGGGAGTGATGAGCTACATGAGTGGAGGAATACAttgaataaattgaaacaaTCAAAATGTAGGGAAATGGAAGATGAGGTATTCCGGTTATTGAGGTTTAGTTATGATCAGTTAAATGATTTAGCATTAGAAAAATGTTTCTTGTACTGTGCATTGTATCCTGAAGATCATTGGATTGAAAGGGAGGAGCTGATAGGTTATTTGATAGATgaaggaataattgaagaaatgagTAGGCAAGCAGCATTTGACGAGGGCCACACAATGcttgataaacttgaaaaagtcTCTTTATTGGAAAGATCTTGTTATAGTACAAgtgtcaagatgcatgacttgattagggacaTGGCCCACCAAATACTCCAAACAAACTCTCCGGTCATGGTTGGGGGATATGATGAATTATCAGATGTGGATACGTGGAAAGAGAATCTAGTGAGAGTCTCTCTGAGGGGTTGTTATTTGAAGGAAATTCCTTCTAGTCATTCACCAAGATGTCCCAATCTTTCAACTCTATTGCTGTGTGATAATCATTATTTGCAATTTATTGCAGATTCTTTTTTCACACAATTGCATGGGctcaaggttcttgatctgtctTGTACAGAAATCAAAGAATTGCCTGATTCTGTCTCTGAACTGGTGAGTCTCACTGCATTATTGCTCAAAGAATGCGAAAGTTTAAGGTATGTACCATCATTAGAAAAGCTCACAGCACTGAAGAGGCTAGATCTATCTGGTACTCGGGCACTTATAAAGATGCCTCAAGGCCTGCAATGTCTATCCAACCTGAGGTATCTGAGGATGAATGGATGTGGTGAAaatgagtttcctagtgggaTATTACTAAAACTCTCTCACCTGCAAGTCTTAATATTAGAGGATGATATTGATGATTTCTACTTTCCAGTAACAGTTAAAGGAGAGGAAGTAGGATGCTTGAGGGAGTTGGAAAATTTGGTATGCCATTTTATAGGTCAATCCGACTTTGTGGAGTATCTCAATTCTCGAGATAAGACTCGATCACTAAGTACATACAGTATTTTCGTAGGAGCACTGGATGACTATTGTGATGAAATAGATGTTTATGGCGGAAGTAAAACAGTTTGGTTGGGTAATTTGTGTAACAATGGAGATGGAGATTTTCAAGTCATGTTCCCAAATGACATTCAAGAACTGTATATTTATAAATGTTCATGTGATGTTTCGTCTCTAATAGAGCATTCAATTAAGCTGGAGGTCATCAACATTAAGGATTGCAatagcatggagagcttggtttcatcttcttggttctgcCCTTCGCCAACACCATCGCCATCTTATAATCATGTATTTTCTTGTCTTAAAGAGTTCAATTGCTTTGGATGTAGTAGtatgaagaagttgttccctCTTGTCTTGCTGCCAAACCTCGTAAACCTAGaaagtattttagtttttggttgtgagaaaatggaggagataataggtggaacaagatcagatgaagaaagcagcagcagcagcaccgaATTAAAACTCCCAAAGTTAAGATTTCTGGAATTGATAAATTTACCGGAACTGAAAAGAATTTGTAGTGCAAAATTGATTTGCGATTCTCTCCAAGAAATTGAAGTAAGGAATTGCAATAGCATGGAGTTCTTGGTTCCATCTTCTTGGATTTGCCTCGTAAACCTAGaaagtattttagtttttggttgtgagaaaatggaggagataataggtggaacaagatcagatgaagaaagcagcagcagcagcaccgaATTAAAACTCCCAAAGTTAAGATTTCTGGAATTGATAAATTTACCGGAACTGAAAAGAATTTGTAATGCAAAATTGATTTGCGATTCTCTCCGTAAAATTGAAGTAAGGAATTGCAACAGCATGGAGATCTTGGTTCCATCTTCTTGGATTTGCCTCGTAAACCTAGAAAGCATTACAGTTGAAGGATGTAcaaaaatggaggagataataggtgGAACAAGATCAGATGAAGAAAACGGCAGCAACAACACCGAATTCAAACTCCCAAAGTTATGGTGTCTGGAATTGAAAGATTTACCAGAACTGAAATGCATTTGTAGTGCTAAATTGATTTGCGATTCTCTCGGATATATTTGGATAATAAATTgtgagaagctgaagaggatgCCAATTTGTTTtccgttgcttgaaaatggccagcCATCCCCTCCCCCTTCTCTTACATATATCTATATAGAACCGAAAGAATGGTGGGAGTCTGTAGTGGAGTGGGATCATCCTAACGCCAAGAACATCATTTATCCCTTTGTAAAGTTTTTGGTTGAATAATGAATTACAGGTAcgcattgttttttaattcctcTCTCTAATCTCTATCTCAGTCTCTGAATCtgcctttaatttaattacacgCAATAAGATATTGGGggatttgatttaaatttttaagttgaaccaattattttttttctaatacatgattttcttttactgaaacaattcttttattaatagaaagttttttgtttttaaaacaaaggcaattaaaacatttttttaataaaaatttcaataatttcaaataaaaaaaatatatttcttcaatCTAAATTATATTGTcttacaatataatataatattgaattacAGGTAattcctctctttctcttccaatCTTAATTGAATCATTAGCCTCGACCACATCCACTTATTAATGAT
This genomic stretch from Populus alba chromosome 19, ASM523922v2, whole genome shotgun sequence harbors:
- the LOC140955017 gene encoding probable disease resistance protein At4g27220 — protein: MCWFAIGNYYNGRKHEGSDELHEWRNTLNKLKQSKCREMEDEVFRLLRFSYDQLNDLALEKCFLYCALYPEDHWIEREELIGYLIDEGIIEEMSRQAAFDEGHTMLDKLEKVSLLERSCYSTSVKMHDLIRDMAHQILQTNSPVMVGGYDELSDVDTWKENLVRVSLRGCYLKEIPSSHSPRCPNLSTLLLCDNHYLQFIADSFFTQLHGLKVLDLSCTEIKELPDSVSELVSLTALLLKECESLRYVPSLEKLTALKRLDLSGTRALIKMPQGLQCLSNLRYLRMNGCGENEFPSGILLKLSHLQVLILEDDIDDFYFPVTVKGEEVGCLRELENLVCHFIGQSDFVEYLNSRDKTRSLSTYSIFVGALDDYCDEIDVYGGSKTVWLGNLCNNGDGDFQVMFPNDIQELYIYKCSCDVSSLIEHSIKLEVINIKDCNSMESLVSSSWFCPSPTPSPSYNHVFSCLKEFNCFGCSSMKKLFPLVLLPNLVNLESILVFGCEKMEEIIGGTRSDEESSSSSTELKLPKLRFLELINLPELKRICSAKLICDSLQEIEVRNCNSMEFLVPSSWICLVNLESILVFGCEKMEEIIGGTRSDEESSSSSTELKLPKLRFLELINLPELKRICNAKLICDSLRKIEVRNCNSMEILVPSSWICLVNLESITVEGCTKMEEIIGGTRSDEENGSNNTEFKLPKLWCLELKDLPELKCICSAKLICDSLGYIWIINCEKLKRMPICFPLLENGQPSPPPSLTYIYIEPKEWWESVVEWDHPNAKNIIYPFVKFLVE